The following coding sequences lie in one Haematobia irritans isolate KBUSLIRL chromosome 3, ASM5000362v1, whole genome shotgun sequence genomic window:
- the LOC142231723 gene encoding uncharacterized protein LOC142231723, which translates to MASRACTKYIDITGDEIVEFDIPPEIIDLTGPEMTVNIVRENSTHRTPQKMKKENSFLSETQNTDCLNIMLSPGTSLIATENIVCSGDMEIHETTITYTTDANVAVPPIESHIKNDVSFGNITIFPETMNQSFFTSNDGNQPQLRKSRKKQRRLRKSKKNKGSLPNVPTTNQGQRPEITSKNQRKSKDPNPKQQETISTITKSPPFMYTKPLHAVIGGFANLTNVPVPEDIEALFSMGSMYVPPNMPTLENFIHQSRNKPQQYQIDSSMYVMEYLKFSYRMILNSMTMQRSSPLVLRLEKSLRRAYDFLDINQDLRLLESDRGKCTVLMKNHDYHYDMNYLVEKFSREGIYQPIETPYIQQRVKKQCHRKFQHALLLLIQNKISALDANQAEPYPMPIDDILDEHNTTDVKFPFLYGKVRIHKDGPLLCPVINSRGWYSYGLEKLTAYALDNVLEPYVQKYFVRDITRTASDIRNTKARDDYSFVKIKFQDLYTSIDRPAILRMLKSLLNAERFKKSTSMDTDLLVELLQMRFDHMTVFEYNGRVYRQVKGLPQGACDSKTLISLMLCYLLNLHQYEIMRYPWYSRVYMHEDEWLLYVHDNYISTLMDKLQRFMKFKFTLDIERKVYGGDWYEIRGSLTFLDIHIHRRENRFLTSYHDEINLRSNSMSYSVKNLPQKWKNYIIQGHLRRILERVSNCYLIDQLWDVERRFRDFAFRDILFYIINHYLTIYHRIMNNQLSGHYSRNPMCNFEDMDERIAILNSFIRDNFPQKSFIHVHNSSAPKRRSNDYSDNWQSKRSRMY; encoded by the exons ATGGCATCTCGGGCTTGCACTAAATACATTGACATAACCGGCGATGAA ATTGTTGAATTTGATATCCCACCAGAAATTATTGATCTCACTGGCCCTGAAATG actgTTAACATCGTTAGAGAAAATAGTACACACAGAACGCCACAAAAAATGAAGAAGGAAAACAGTTTCCTTTCGGAAACTCAAAATACAGATTGTCTAAATATTATGCTTTCACCTGGTACGAGTCTTATAGCGACAGAAAATATAGTATGCTCGGGAGATATGGAAATTCACGAAACAACTATCACATATACAACCGATGCAAACGTCGCTGTTCCCCCAATAGAGTCGCATATAAAAAATGATGTATCTTTCGGAAATATTACGATTTTTCCAGAAACTATGAATCAATccttttttacttcaaatgatGGCAATCAACCACAATTACGAAAATCACGAAAAAAACAAAGACGATTAAGAAAATCCAAGAAAAATAAAGGCTCGTTGCCGAATGTTCCCACTACCAATCAAGGGCAAAGGCCGGAAATTACTTccaaaaatcaaagaaaatccAAAGATCCCAATCCAAAGCAACAGGAGACGATTTCCACAATTACCAAAAGTCCTCCATTTATGTATACAAAGCCATTGCATGCAGTTATAGGGGGTTTTGCAAATTTAACTAATGTTCCGGTACCGGAGGATATTGAAGCCTTATTTAGTATGGGATCAATGTATGTCCCTCCGAATATGCCAACTTTAGAGAATTTCATACACCAGTCTCGTAATAAGCCTCAACAATATCAAATTGATTCTTCCATGTACGTAatggaatatttaaaattttcctatcgaATGATATTGAATTCGATGACAATGCAACGATCATCACCGTTGGTCTTACGTCTTGAAAAATCTCTGAGAAGAGCTTACGACTTTCTTGATATCAATCAAGACTTACGATTATTGGAGAGTGACAGAGGAAAATGCACAGTACTGATGAAGAATCATGACTATCATTACGATATGAATTATttggtggaaaaattttctagagaaggaATCTATCAACCTATAGAGACTCCCTATATTCAGCAAAGAGTTAAGAAACAGTGTCATCGCAAATTTCAACATGCTCTTCTACTcctaatacaaaataaaatatcagcATTGGATGCTAATCAAGCCGAACCCTATCCCATGCCAATTGATGATATATTGGATGAGCATAATACAACCGATGTGAAATTTCCCTTTTTGTATGGTAAAGTTCGTATCCATAAAGATGGTCCTCTTTTATGTCCTGTGATTAATAGTCGTGGCTGGTATAGCTATGGCCTGGAAAAACTAACAGCTTACGCTTTGGATAATGTATTGGAACCTTATGTGCAGAAATACTTTGTGAGAGATATAACTAGGACAGCTTCGGACATTCGCAATACTAAGGCCCGAGATGATTATAGTttcgttaaaattaaatttcaagatttgtacaCAAGCATCGATCGTCCGGCTATTTTACGAATGTTAAAAAGTCTACTCAATGCGGAACGTTTTAAGAAATCAACTTCGATGGATACAGATCTTCTGGTGGAGCTATTGCAAATGCGTTTTGATCATATGACCGTTTTTGAATATAATGGCAGAGTGTATAGGCAAGTAAAAGGTTTGCCACAAGGTGCATGCGATTCAAAGACCTTGATTAGCTTAATGCTTTGCTATCTCCTAAATCTTCATCAATATGAGATTATGCGTTATCCTTGGTACTCTCGAGTGTATATGCATGAAGACGAATGGTTATTGTATGTCCATGACAATTACATTTCTACATTGATGGATAAATTACAACGctttatgaaatttaaatttaccctGGATATTGAACGTAAAGTCTATGGTGGCGATTGGTATGAAATTCGTGGCTCCTTAACATTTTTGGATATACACATTCATCGCAGGGAAAATCGATTTCTTACCAGCTATCATGATGAGATTAATCTAAGAAGTAATAGTATGTCCTATTCGGTGAAAAATTTAccccaaaaatggaaaaactaCATCATCCAAGGACATTTGAGAAGAATTTTGGAACGTGTAAGCAATTGTTATTTGATCGATCAACTATGGGATGTGGAAAGACGTTTTCGCGATTTTGCATTTCgtgacattttattctatattatCAATCACTACTTGACCATATATCATCGTATTATGAATAATCAATTGTCCGGTCATTATTCTCGTAATCCAATGTGTAATTTTGAAGATATGGACGAAAGAATTGCCATCCTAAATTCATTTATTCGTGATAATTTCCCCCAAAAATCATTTATTCATGTTCACAATAGCTCGGCCCCAAAGAGACGTAGTAACGATTACAGCGACAATTGGCAATCAAAACGTTCCCGAATGTATTGA